The following coding sequences lie in one candidate division Zixibacteria bacterium HGW-Zixibacteria-1 genomic window:
- a CDS encoding ABC transporter produces MSKNQVVRIENLTFSYDGVPVLESVNLTIDENDFVWVVGPNGGGKTTLVKLILGLLQPRSGKVEVFGRHPAEVRSRIGYMSQFARLDPQFPINVIDVVLMGRLGNDRRLGPFRKSDREIAESVLDEVGLLDLSRKSFSSLSGGQQRRVLIARALAVEPELLILDEPTANLDLLVEKELYDLLRILNSRLTIIMVSHDPAFVSDNVERVVCVKRKVSEHPTCELEGNFIGELFGGEMRLVRHDKHIGKRKNGG; encoded by the coding sequence ATGAGCAAAAATCAGGTGGTCCGAATCGAAAATTTGACTTTCTCATATGACGGCGTCCCGGTTCTGGAAAGTGTCAATCTTACGATTGATGAAAATGATTTTGTCTGGGTGGTTGGTCCCAACGGCGGCGGCAAAACGACCCTGGTTAAACTGATTTTGGGTTTGTTGCAGCCCCGTTCCGGCAAAGTCGAGGTTTTCGGACGGCATCCGGCTGAAGTGCGCTCCCGAATCGGTTATATGTCTCAATTCGCGCGACTCGATCCTCAATTCCCGATAAATGTCATCGATGTGGTCCTGATGGGACGTTTGGGAAATGACCGGCGGTTGGGGCCATTCCGCAAAAGTGACCGGGAAATCGCCGAAAGCGTCCTTGATGAAGTCGGGCTGCTGGATTTAAGCCGGAAATCGTTTTCGTCGCTTTCGGGCGGCCAGCAGAGGCGGGTTTTGATTGCCCGGGCGCTGGCGGTGGAGCCGGAGTTGCTCATTCTGGATGAACCGACGGCCAATCTTGACTTGCTGGTCGAAAAAGAGCTGTATGATCTTCTCCGCATATTGAATTCCCGGCTGACCATTATCATGGTTTCGCACGACCCGGCTTTTGTGAGCGATAATGTCGAACGAGTGGTATGCGTCAAACGCAAAGTTTCGGAGCATCCGACCTGCGAACTGGAGGGGAATTTTATCGGTGAATTGTTCGGCGGGGAGATGCGCCTGGTTCGGCACGACAAACATATCGGAAAGAGGAAAAACGGTGGGTGA
- the bshB1 gene encoding bacillithiol biosynthesis deacetylase BshB1 — MEYDLISIGAHPDDVEVGTGGVLIDLNKRGYKTGIVYLTHGEMGTGGTPEIRAEESINAARVLGSDLIETFDWGDCKLFDTYERRTELANLIRKYKPKIILAPYPCVGHGKRQSHADHVAAGQIVINAANYATLIKMPVEGEVHRTQRVFHYFLPPGLTPNFVVDITEHFEQWIEALKCHKSQFLNPEKTRDYIWSLESMARAFGQQAGCKYGQGFYNVEPTRIVDLFDLVK, encoded by the coding sequence ATGGAATATGATTTAATATCGATCGGGGCCCACCCGGATGATGTCGAGGTCGGAACCGGCGGGGTCCTGATTGATCTCAACAAGCGCGGTTATAAAACCGGTATCGTTTATCTGACGCATGGCGAGATGGGCACCGGCGGCACGCCGGAAATCCGGGCCGAAGAGTCGATCAACGCCGCCAGAGTGCTCGGCTCCGATCTGATAGAAACATTTGACTGGGGTGACTGCAAGCTGTTCGATACCTATGAAAGACGTACCGAGCTGGCCAACCTTATCCGTAAATACAAGCCGAAAATTATCCTGGCTCCGTATCCCTGTGTCGGTCACGGCAAGCGGCAGTCGCATGCCGACCATGTCGCGGCCGGGCAGATAGTCATCAATGCCGCCAATTATGCCACCTTGATAAAGATGCCGGTCGAAGGGGAGGTTCATCGCACCCAGCGTGTTTTTCATTATTTTCTGCCGCCCGGCCTGACGCCCAATTTCGTTGTCGATATCACCGAACATTTCGAACAATGGATCGAGGCGCTCAAATGCCATAAGTCGCAGTTCCTGAACCCCGAAAAAACGCGCGATTATATCTGGTCGCTGGAATCGATGGCGCGCGCCTTCGGACAGCAGGCCGGATGCAAGTATGGCCAGGGCTTCTATAATGTCGAACCGACGCGGATTGTTGATCTGTTCGATTTGGTGAAGTGA
- a CDS encoding ABC transporter substrate-binding protein: MTATKGILSANTRMKMARNNFRGSKLKRLQEINRARHIFSITSAMLLLSILSPASGHAVDNQKLHTFVSILPQAYFVERIGGEYVDIEVMVAPGQSPETYAPTPRQMSDLDHAEVYFAIGLPFENQLLRKIREIFRDLDIVGTQNGIALRAMESHGEVHEGHEHEAGASDPHVWLDPIAVKTISKNICDELTKLDPAHQPYYEKNLTIFQAELDSINAAITGRLEPYKGRHIFVFHPVYGYFADRYGLEQTAVEIEGKEPSAKQLASFIDMARADSVTVIFVQPQFSTKTAETIASAIGGTVIKVDPLSRDYLNNLGNIADRLAEGLGGK, from the coding sequence ATGACTGCCACGAAAGGCATCTTGTCTGCGAACACCAGAATGAAAATGGCACGGAATAACTTCCGGGGTAGTAAATTGAAACGGCTACAAGAAATAAATCGAGCCAGGCATATATTTTCTATTACTTCGGCTATGCTGCTATTGTCGATTTTGTCGCCTGCCTCAGGACACGCCGTTGATAATCAGAAGCTTCATACGTTTGTCAGCATTTTGCCCCAGGCATATTTTGTCGAGCGCATCGGCGGTGAATATGTGGATATCGAAGTAATGGTCGCTCCCGGTCAATCGCCCGAGACTTATGCGCCGACCCCGCGACAGATGTCCGACCTGGATCATGCCGAAGTTTATTTTGCCATCGGCCTTCCTTTTGAAAACCAGTTGTTGCGCAAGATCAGGGAGATATTCAGGGATCTTGACATTGTCGGTACCCAGAATGGAATAGCGTTAAGAGCGATGGAATCTCATGGGGAAGTGCATGAAGGGCATGAGCATGAGGCCGGCGCCTCTGATCCGCATGTCTGGTTGGACCCGATTGCGGTAAAAACAATTTCGAAAAATATATGCGATGAATTGACAAAACTCGATCCGGCACATCAGCCATATTATGAGAAAAATCTAACAATATTCCAGGCCGAATTGGACAGTATAAACGCGGCCATTACAGGCAGATTGGAGCCATACAAAGGGCGCCACATTTTTGTTTTTCATCCGGTTTACGGTTATTTTGCCGACCGCTATGGTTTGGAACAGACGGCGGTGGAAATAGAGGGCAAGGAGCCGAGCGCCAAACAGTTGGCTTCGTTTATCGACATGGCCCGGGCCGACAGTGTCACGGTCATTTTTGTTCAGCCGCAGTTCTCGACCAAAACGGCCGAGACAATTGCCTCTGCCATCGGCGGGACAGTGATAAAAGTCGATCCCCTGTCGCGCGATTACCTGAATAATCTGGGAAATATCGCCGACCGGCTGGCGGAAGGATTGGGGGGCAAATGA
- a CDS encoding GNAT family N-acetyltransferase, translated as MSPIKRITAGRYAEFIDIVANAYPGMGIPNTDEDKKRVRERLLTLERNDPKIRSYGLFRDKELVGGMRLFDFDMTLFETGITVGGVGLVAVDLNHKKERVCKELIEFFHQHYLEKGASMTALYPFRPDFYRKMGYGYGPKLSQYSIRPADLPRGKTREHICFLTNRDFPAMEACYNRFAAKTHGMMKRMKHELPGFERRNLRMVGYKSGKNILGYMAFSFKNLKKDNFILNDIIIEQIIYENRDALMEMMAFLHTQADQINAVVFNLLDDNFHFLPFDPRNNSQNLTAPVYHESNIQGVGLMYRIIDMNGLFAVLAGHNFNGQNVKLKIAIRDSFLPQNAGDYIVHFADGRPALKNKGAFHVGIEMDIAEFSSMLMGCVDFRSLYDYGLTEISDMKHLDTVNRLFLVDQKPVCWTQF; from the coding sequence ATGAGCCCGATAAAAAGAATAACTGCGGGGCGCTATGCGGAGTTTATTGACATCGTCGCCAATGCCTACCCCGGGATGGGCATCCCGAATACCGATGAAGACAAAAAGCGCGTCCGCGAAAGACTCCTTACGCTGGAAAGAAATGATCCTAAGATCAGGTCATACGGCCTGTTTCGCGACAAAGAGCTGGTGGGCGGCATGCGCCTGTTCGATTTTGATATGACTTTGTTCGAAACCGGTATCACGGTCGGCGGTGTCGGTCTGGTGGCGGTCGATTTGAATCATAAAAAGGAGCGGGTGTGCAAGGAACTGATCGAATTTTTCCATCAGCATTATCTTGAAAAGGGCGCTAGCATGACGGCGCTGTATCCGTTCCGTCCCGATTTTTATCGGAAAATGGGATACGGCTACGGTCCCAAGTTGAGTCAATACAGTATCAGACCGGCTGATCTGCCGCGCGGCAAAACCCGCGAACATATTTGCTTTCTGACCAACAGGGATTTCCCGGCCATGGAAGCCTGTTACAATCGCTTTGCCGCCAAAACGCATGGAATGATGAAACGGATGAAACATGAACTGCCCGGTTTTGAAAGACGCAACCTGCGGATGGTTGGATATAAGAGCGGAAAGAATATTCTCGGCTATATGGCCTTTTCATTCAAAAACCTCAAGAAAGACAATTTCATTCTCAATGATATTATAATCGAGCAGATTATTTACGAAAACCGCGACGCTCTTATGGAAATGATGGCCTTTCTGCACACCCAGGCCGATCAAATCAACGCCGTGGTATTTAATCTTCTCGACGATAATTTCCACTTCCTCCCGTTCGATCCGCGCAATAATTCTCAAAACTTGACCGCCCCGGTGTACCATGAAAGCAACATCCAAGGCGTCGGTCTGATGTATCGAATTATCGATATGAACGGGCTGTTCGCAGTACTGGCCGGACATAATTTTAACGGGCAGAATGTTAAACTTAAAATAGCCATCCGCGACAGCTTCCTGCCCCAAAACGCCGGGGATTATATTGTGCATTTTGCCGATGGCCGGCCGGCTTTGAAAAACAAGGGCGCCTTCCATGTCGGGATCGAAATGGATATTGCCGAGTTCTCCTCGATGCTTATGGGATGTGTGGATTTCAGGTCGCTTTATGATTACGGCCTGACCGAGATCTCGGACATGAAACATCTGGACACGGTCAATCGTCTGTTCCTGGTGGATCAGAAACCGGTCTGCTGGACACAGTTTTAA